Proteins co-encoded in one Babylonia areolata isolate BAREFJ2019XMU chromosome 5, ASM4173473v1, whole genome shotgun sequence genomic window:
- the LOC143282176 gene encoding uncharacterized protein LOC143282176 — protein sequence MDGASRTGSAKGKTTRKNKKRGSKKRPVSSTPTFPTSQPGGGAGAYSGPDRYHVTSFPLVSDISSPVQEDSSSRMSWCGEDEAWGCLSILLLPTVVQLKIFAFLPNVDKGRAAMVCRQWADLLRSPSLWDRVSFSQLPQSCLPSASHSPTDQCYSCFQCRVFLFAQHVERLCPILHYLEFKFDISDSKSKYLQMIERLLSRCLCRDLRVAHVNWKETPSEPLWLGEDEMARCEEVVQKHRFRQRLFIQLFERLTGLAPRISTLVLPFDWSDSSIACLGRLKGLQNLVVEKYFVFQHLPQQSLDHFLAAVPNLTRLLLEVWTPSAHGMLLYTMGHKSLQYLDISQSRGFYLQALNMPNMRRFRVARHPWNGPLVLAEHVNIICLHTVLAQGAPKLTKINDHYLEPDWQHRPSDRLEEVLKGVCSCRRHKTGWAMY from the coding sequence ATGGACGGGGCATCACGCACAGGGTCAGCGAAGGGGAAGACCACCCGCAAGAACAAGAAGCGTGGCTCCAAGAAACGGCCCgtgtcctccacccccacctttcccacCTCCCAGCCTGGCGGAGGTGCCGGAGCCTACAGCGGCCCTGACCGCTACCACGTCACCAGCTTTCCTCTGGTGTCGGACATCTCGTCCCCAGTGCAGGAGGACTCCTCGTCGCGCATGAGTTGGTGCGGGGAGGACGAGGCATGGGGCTGCCTGTCCATCCTGCTGCTGCCCACTGTGGTGCAGCTCAAGATCTTCGCCTTCCTGCCCAATGTGGACAAGGGGCGAGCGGCTATGGTGTGTCGGCAGTGGGCCGACCTCCTGCGCAGTCCCAGCCTGTGGGACCGTGTGTCCTTCTCCCAGCTGCCCCAGTCCTGTCTGCCCTCTGCTTCCCACTCCCCCACCGACCAGTGCTACAGTTGCTTTCAGTGCCGCGTCTTTCTTTTTGCTCAGCATGTTGAAAGGCTCTGTCCTATCTTGCATTACCTGGAGTTCAAGTTTGACATCTCGGACTCCAAGTCCAAATACCTGCAGATGATAGAACGCCTGTTGTCGCGGTGCCTGTGTCGGGACTTACGTGTGGCTCACGTCAACTGGAAGGAAACGCCCAGTGAACCGCTGTGGTTGGGGGAAGACGAAATGGCACGCTGTGAGGAGGTGGTGCAGAAACACCGTTTCCGCCAGCGGTTGTTCATCCAGTTGTTTGAGCGGCTGACAGGGCTGGCCCCCCGCATTTCCACCTTGGTGCTGCCCTTTGACTGGTCTGACTCGAGCATCGCCTGCCTAGGTCGGCTGAAGGGCCTGCAGAACCTGGTGGTGGAGAAGTACTTTGTGTTCCAGCACCTTCCCCAGCAGTCCCTGGACCACTTCCTGGCAGCCGTGCCCAACTTGACGCGCTTGCTGCTGGAGGTATGGACGCCCTCGGCCCACGGAATGCTGCTGTACACCATGGGCCACAAGTCCCTGCAGTACCTGGACATCTCCCAGAGCCGCGGCTTCTACCTGCAGGCCCTCAACATGCCCAACATGCGCCGCTTCCGTGTGGCGCGCCACCCCTGGAATGGGCCGCTGGTGCTGGCAGAGCACGTCAACATCATCTGTCTGCATACCGTGCTGGCCCAGGGTGCCCCCAAGCTCACCAAGATCAACGACCACTACCTCGAACCCGACTGGCAGCATCGGCCCTCGGACCGACTGGAGGAGGTGCTCAAGGGGGTGTGTTCCTGTCGCAGGCACAAGACGGGTTGGGCCATGTACTGA
- the LOC143282530 gene encoding kelch domain-containing protein 2-like — METQANGSSQPEKVVHVRKAKTEFTFSPREGCVACSAGPKVFLFGGVIQSDHAEPQETNELLVFNTETESWQKVAASGSLPPPRAAASLVAVGLKLYLFGGLSHMTGWFDDLFVFDTENSTWKEVETEGNKPRPRDKLQGVAIGSNIYYFGGFGPKTAPEEMDEDWEDEEEEEEDGIPEAQEQEGAEFGWFNDLFVLDTVNLKWSQPLQMNLGVPTPRAAHGMCAIGSNLYIFGGRDFEDRQNDLHCFDVSTRKWNLELKSEGVVPQPRSFHTVCAAGGQVVVVGGRGRNNCHFADICLYDCEKGQWTQPRLEGVAMEARGQHVAVVVGKVVVVFGGTGEFSSETMQCQRFYTDTLLISTEELCGPVVNGNA; from the exons ATGGAGACTCAAGCAAACGGTTCGTCACAACCAGAGAAAGTTGTCCACGTCAGGAAAGCGAAAACGGAGTTCACTTTCTCCCCACGAGAAGGTTGCGTGGCGTGCAGTGCGGGCCCAAAGGTCTTTTTGTTTGGAGGTGTTATTCAGAGCGACCATGCTGAACCCCAAGAAACAAATGAGCTGCTGGTATTCAATACGG AGACTGAAAGCTGGCAGAAAGTGGCAGCATCAGGATCGTTACCGCCTCCTCGAGCAGCAGCCTCTCTGGTGGCTGTTGGACTGAAGCTGTACCTGTTTGGGGGTCTGAGTCACATGACTGGCTGGTTTGATGACCTCTTCGTCTTTGACACAG AGAACAGCACGTGGAAAGAGGTAGAAACAGAAGGCAACAAACCCAGACCCCGGGACAAACTTCAGGGTGTGGCCATAGGATCCAATATTTACTACTTTGGTGGCTTTGGCCCCAAAACTGCTCCCGAAGAG ATGGACGAGGActgggaggatgaggaagaggaggaggaagacgggaTACCTGAGGCGCAGGAGCAGGAAGGGGCGGAGTTTGGTTGGTTCAACGATCTCTTCGTTCTGGATACAG TGAACCTGAAGTGGAGCCAGCCTctacagatgaacctgggtgttcCCACCCCTCGTGCCGCTCACGGGATGTGTGCCATTGGTTCAAACCTCTACATCTTTGGGGGCCGTGACTTTGAGGACCGGCAAAATGACCTGCACTGTTTTGATGTTT CGACTCGCAAGTGGAACCTGGAGCTGAAGAGTGAGGGTGTGGTGCCCCAGCCTCGATCCTTCCACACCGTGTGTGCTGCTGGcggccaggtggtggtggtggggggcagggggaggaacaACTGCCACTTTGCCGACATCTGTTTGTATGACTGTG AGAAAGGCCAGTGGACCCAGCCACGCCTGGAGGGCGTTGCCATGGAAGCCAGGGGGCAGcatgtggcggtggtggtggggaaggtggtggtagtgtttggggggacgggggagttCAGCAGTGAGACCATGCAGTGCCAGCGGTTCTACACAGACACTTTGCTCATCTCCACAG aggaGCTGTGTGGCCCAGTGGTCAATGGAAATGCTTAG